In Notamacropus eugenii isolate mMacEug1 chromosome 1, mMacEug1.pri_v2, whole genome shotgun sequence, one genomic interval encodes:
- the LOC140521588 gene encoding uncharacterized protein isoform X2 has product MKGSSDPENAYGKAWICLQGNGPLRPLFSFRAKALCVAKRGGSVCKRLKPGPVWECVEPEGMALDSCRLPSQELVTFQDVSVDFTPEEWDLLDPPQKQLYKAVMLENAHNLLSLGHPVPREYLVFYLKEREVPLMLEQEGLRSCCPEGKIRPGMKETTEKLSISVKETQQENLMSDGPCDFTRSQICAIFQKVHPGDKLYGCHHCGKSMNQQSSLIYCQKIHTGENPHELHQCDVHFSEHSSFLIHHIIDSERQLPECSQCGKAGSCSCSLGVHQNIESREELYEYDNHGKAFLQSSSLTQHQEIHNGEKAYECNPCGNAFRFKDHLTPHQKIHTKKLYECNQCGKAFAKGYTLAVHQRIHTGEKPYECNQCGKTFRESSRLRLHQIIHTGEKPYQCNQCGKAFTSSSYFAVHQRIHTGEKPYECNQCGKAFTNSSNLYVHQRIHTGEKPYECNQCGKAFRQNYLLVSHQRIHNRKKVFECSECAKAFHSSSSLDVHQRIHNGEKPRKCNQCGKTFSSSSSLAAHQSIHAGKKPYECNQCGKAFRLSSVLGAHQRIHTGDKPYECNLCGNAFSFKGHLTLHQKMHMKKPYECNQCGKAFRQNSLLVSHQRIHNGKKLFECSECTKAFSSSSRLAAHRRIHTGEKPHECNECGKAFIKRSELIRHQRIHTGEKPYECNQCGKAFRVNYQLTLHQRIHTGEKPYKCNECGKTFRESTKLNLHQRIHTDVKPYQCNQCGKGFRRNSHLTLHQRIHTGEKPYKCNQCGRAFSSSSNLAAHQSVHTGKKP; this is encoded by the exons GAGCTGGTGACATTCCAGGATGTGTCTGTGGACTTCACCCCAGAGGAATGGGACCTCTTAGACCCTCCTCAGAAGCAGTTATACAAGGCAGTCATGCTGGAAAATGCCCACAACCTACTCTCCTTGG GGCATCCAGTTCCCAGAGAATATTTGGTGTTTTATTTGAAGGAAAGGGAGGTGCCACTGATGCTGGAACAAGAAGGCCTGAGGAGCTGCTGTCCAG AAGGAAAGATTAGACCTGGAATGAAAGAGACTACTGAAAAGCTAAGTATTTCTGTGAAAGAAACACAGCAAGAAAACCTCATGAGTGATGGTCCCTGCGACTTCACTAGGAGCCAAATCTGTGCTATATTTCAGAAAGTCCACCCTGGAGATAAACTTTATGGTTGTCATCATTGTGGGAAAAGCATGAATCAACAGTCCTCCCTGATTTACTGTcaaaaaattcatactggagagaaccCACATGAGCTTCATCAATGTGATGTACATTTTAGTGAACACTCCTCCTTCCTTATTCATCACATTATTGACAGTGAGAGGCAACTTCCTGAATGcagtcagtgtggaaaggctgGGAGTTGCAGCTGTAGTCTTGGTGTACATCAGAACATCGAGTCTAGAGAGGAACTTTATGAATATGATAACCATGGAAAGGCATTCCTACAGAGCTCCAGTCTTACTCAACATCAGGAAATCCACAACGGCGAGAAAGCTTATGAATGTAATCCctgtggaaatgcattcagatTTAAAGACCATCTTACTCCACATCAGAAAATCCATACGAAGAAACTTTATGAAtgcaatcagtgtggaaaggcatTCGCAAAGGGCTACactcttgctgtacatcagagaatccacactggagagaaaccttatgaatgtaatcaatgtggaaagactttcagagagAGCTCCAGACTTCGTCTACATCAGataatccacactggagagaaaccttatcaatgtaatcaatgtggaaaggctttcacaagcAGCTCATATtttgctgtacatcagagaatccacactggagagaaaccttatgaatgtaatcaatgtggaaaggctttcacaaacAGCTCAAATCTTtatgtacatcagagaatccatactggagagaaaccatatgaatgtaatcagtgtggaaaggctttcagacaaAACTATCTACTTGtctcacatcagagaatccacaataGAAAGAAAGTTTTTGAATGTAGTGAGTGTGCAAAAGCTTTCCATTCTAGCTCCAGTCTTgatgtacatcagagaatccacaatgGTGAGAAGCCACgtaaatgtaatcaatgtggaaagactttcagttCTAGCTCcagtcttgctgcacatcagagtaTCCACgctggaaagaaaccttatgaatgtaatcaatgtggaaaggctttcagactaAGCTCTGTACTTggtgcacatcagagaatccacactggagacaaaccttatgaatgtaatctttgtggaaatgcattcagcttTAAAGGCCATCTTACTCTACATCAGAAAATGCATAtgaagaaaccttatgaatgtaatcaatgtggaaaggctttcagacaaAACTCCCTACTTGtctcacatcagagaatccacaatgGAAAGAAACTTTTTGAATGTAGTGAGTGTACAAAGGCTTTCAGTTCTAGCTCCAGGCTTGCTGCACATcggagaatccacactggagagaaacctcatgaatgcaatgaatgtggaaaggctttcataaAGAGGTCCGAACTTATCcggcatcagagaatccacactggagagaaaccatatgaatgtaatcaatgtggaaaggctttcagagtaAACTACCAACTTactctacatcagagaatccacactggagagaaaccttacaaatgtaatgaatgtggaaagactttcagagagAGCACCAAACTTAatctacatcagagaatccacactgatgtgaaaccttatcaatgtaatcagtgtggaaaaggTTTCAGACGAAACTCCCACCTCACTTtacaccagagaatccacactggagagaaaccgtataaatgtaatcaatgtggaaggGCTTTCAGTTCTAGCTCCaatcttgctgcacatcagagtgtccacactggaaagaaaccctga
- the LOC140521588 gene encoding uncharacterized protein isoform X3, with protein sequence MALDSCRLPSQELVTFQDVSVDFTPEEWDLLDPPQKQLYKAVMLENAHNLLSLGHPVPREYLVFYLKEREVPLMLEQEGLRSCCPEGKIRPGMKETTEKLSISVKETQQENLMSDGPCDFTRSQICAIFQKVHPGDKLYGCHHCGKSMNQQSSLIYCQKIHTGENPHELHQCDVHFSEHSSFLIHHIIDSERQLPECSQCGKAGSCSCSLGVHQNIESREELYEYDNHGKAFLQSSSLTQHQEIHNGEKAYECNPCGNAFRFKDHLTPHQKIHTKKLYECNQCGKAFAKGYTLAVHQRIHTGEKPYECNQCGKTFRESSRLRLHQIIHTGEKPYQCNQCGKAFTSSSYFAVHQRIHTGEKPYECNQCGKAFTNSSNLYVHQRIHTGEKPYECNQCGKAFRQNYLLVSHQRIHNRKKVFECSECAKAFHSSSSLDVHQRIHNGEKPRKCNQCGKTFSSSSSLAAHQSIHAGKKPYECNQCGKAFRLSSVLGAHQRIHTGDKPYECNLCGNAFSFKGHLTLHQKMHMKKPYECNQCGKAFRQNSLLVSHQRIHNGKKLFECSECTKAFSSSSRLAAHRRIHTGEKPHECNECGKAFIKRSELIRHQRIHTGEKPYECNQCGKAFRVNYQLTLHQRIHTGEKPYKCNECGKTFRESTKLNLHQRIHTDVKPYQCNQCGKGFRRNSHLTLHQRIHTGEKPYKCNQCGRAFSSSSNLAAHQSVHTGKKP encoded by the exons GAGCTGGTGACATTCCAGGATGTGTCTGTGGACTTCACCCCAGAGGAATGGGACCTCTTAGACCCTCCTCAGAAGCAGTTATACAAGGCAGTCATGCTGGAAAATGCCCACAACCTACTCTCCTTGG GGCATCCAGTTCCCAGAGAATATTTGGTGTTTTATTTGAAGGAAAGGGAGGTGCCACTGATGCTGGAACAAGAAGGCCTGAGGAGCTGCTGTCCAG AAGGAAAGATTAGACCTGGAATGAAAGAGACTACTGAAAAGCTAAGTATTTCTGTGAAAGAAACACAGCAAGAAAACCTCATGAGTGATGGTCCCTGCGACTTCACTAGGAGCCAAATCTGTGCTATATTTCAGAAAGTCCACCCTGGAGATAAACTTTATGGTTGTCATCATTGTGGGAAAAGCATGAATCAACAGTCCTCCCTGATTTACTGTcaaaaaattcatactggagagaaccCACATGAGCTTCATCAATGTGATGTACATTTTAGTGAACACTCCTCCTTCCTTATTCATCACATTATTGACAGTGAGAGGCAACTTCCTGAATGcagtcagtgtggaaaggctgGGAGTTGCAGCTGTAGTCTTGGTGTACATCAGAACATCGAGTCTAGAGAGGAACTTTATGAATATGATAACCATGGAAAGGCATTCCTACAGAGCTCCAGTCTTACTCAACATCAGGAAATCCACAACGGCGAGAAAGCTTATGAATGTAATCCctgtggaaatgcattcagatTTAAAGACCATCTTACTCCACATCAGAAAATCCATACGAAGAAACTTTATGAAtgcaatcagtgtggaaaggcatTCGCAAAGGGCTACactcttgctgtacatcagagaatccacactggagagaaaccttatgaatgtaatcaatgtggaaagactttcagagagAGCTCCAGACTTCGTCTACATCAGataatccacactggagagaaaccttatcaatgtaatcaatgtggaaaggctttcacaagcAGCTCATATtttgctgtacatcagagaatccacactggagagaaaccttatgaatgtaatcaatgtggaaaggctttcacaaacAGCTCAAATCTTtatgtacatcagagaatccatactggagagaaaccatatgaatgtaatcagtgtggaaaggctttcagacaaAACTATCTACTTGtctcacatcagagaatccacaataGAAAGAAAGTTTTTGAATGTAGTGAGTGTGCAAAAGCTTTCCATTCTAGCTCCAGTCTTgatgtacatcagagaatccacaatgGTGAGAAGCCACgtaaatgtaatcaatgtggaaagactttcagttCTAGCTCcagtcttgctgcacatcagagtaTCCACgctggaaagaaaccttatgaatgtaatcaatgtggaaaggctttcagactaAGCTCTGTACTTggtgcacatcagagaatccacactggagacaaaccttatgaatgtaatctttgtggaaatgcattcagcttTAAAGGCCATCTTACTCTACATCAGAAAATGCATAtgaagaaaccttatgaatgtaatcaatgtggaaaggctttcagacaaAACTCCCTACTTGtctcacatcagagaatccacaatgGAAAGAAACTTTTTGAATGTAGTGAGTGTACAAAGGCTTTCAGTTCTAGCTCCAGGCTTGCTGCACATcggagaatccacactggagagaaacctcatgaatgcaatgaatgtggaaaggctttcataaAGAGGTCCGAACTTATCcggcatcagagaatccacactggagagaaaccatatgaatgtaatcaatgtggaaaggctttcagagtaAACTACCAACTTactctacatcagagaatccacactggagagaaaccttacaaatgtaatgaatgtggaaagactttcagagagAGCACCAAACTTAatctacatcagagaatccacactgatgtgaaaccttatcaatgtaatcagtgtggaaaaggTTTCAGACGAAACTCCCACCTCACTTtacaccagagaatccacactggagagaaaccgtataaatgtaatcaatgtggaaggGCTTTCAGTTCTAGCTCCaatcttgctgcacatcagagtgtccacactggaaagaaaccctga
- the LOC140521588 gene encoding uncharacterized protein isoform X4, with protein MKETTEKLSISVKETQQENLMSDGPCDFTRSQICAIFQKVHPGDKLYGCHHCGKSMNQQSSLIYCQKIHTGENPHELHQCDVHFSEHSSFLIHHIIDSERQLPECSQCGKAGSCSCSLGVHQNIESREELYEYDNHGKAFLQSSSLTQHQEIHNGEKAYECNPCGNAFRFKDHLTPHQKIHTKKLYECNQCGKAFAKGYTLAVHQRIHTGEKPYECNQCGKTFRESSRLRLHQIIHTGEKPYQCNQCGKAFTSSSYFAVHQRIHTGEKPYECNQCGKAFTNSSNLYVHQRIHTGEKPYECNQCGKAFRQNYLLVSHQRIHNRKKVFECSECAKAFHSSSSLDVHQRIHNGEKPRKCNQCGKTFSSSSSLAAHQSIHAGKKPYECNQCGKAFRLSSVLGAHQRIHTGDKPYECNLCGNAFSFKGHLTLHQKMHMKKPYECNQCGKAFRQNSLLVSHQRIHNGKKLFECSECTKAFSSSSRLAAHRRIHTGEKPHECNECGKAFIKRSELIRHQRIHTGEKPYECNQCGKAFRVNYQLTLHQRIHTGEKPYKCNECGKTFRESTKLNLHQRIHTDVKPYQCNQCGKGFRRNSHLTLHQRIHTGEKPYKCNQCGRAFSSSSNLAAHQSVHTGKKP; from the coding sequence ATGAAAGAGACTACTGAAAAGCTAAGTATTTCTGTGAAAGAAACACAGCAAGAAAACCTCATGAGTGATGGTCCCTGCGACTTCACTAGGAGCCAAATCTGTGCTATATTTCAGAAAGTCCACCCTGGAGATAAACTTTATGGTTGTCATCATTGTGGGAAAAGCATGAATCAACAGTCCTCCCTGATTTACTGTcaaaaaattcatactggagagaaccCACATGAGCTTCATCAATGTGATGTACATTTTAGTGAACACTCCTCCTTCCTTATTCATCACATTATTGACAGTGAGAGGCAACTTCCTGAATGcagtcagtgtggaaaggctgGGAGTTGCAGCTGTAGTCTTGGTGTACATCAGAACATCGAGTCTAGAGAGGAACTTTATGAATATGATAACCATGGAAAGGCATTCCTACAGAGCTCCAGTCTTACTCAACATCAGGAAATCCACAACGGCGAGAAAGCTTATGAATGTAATCCctgtggaaatgcattcagatTTAAAGACCATCTTACTCCACATCAGAAAATCCATACGAAGAAACTTTATGAAtgcaatcagtgtggaaaggcatTCGCAAAGGGCTACactcttgctgtacatcagagaatccacactggagagaaaccttatgaatgtaatcaatgtggaaagactttcagagagAGCTCCAGACTTCGTCTACATCAGataatccacactggagagaaaccttatcaatgtaatcaatgtggaaaggctttcacaagcAGCTCATATtttgctgtacatcagagaatccacactggagagaaaccttatgaatgtaatcaatgtggaaaggctttcacaaacAGCTCAAATCTTtatgtacatcagagaatccatactggagagaaaccatatgaatgtaatcagtgtggaaaggctttcagacaaAACTATCTACTTGtctcacatcagagaatccacaataGAAAGAAAGTTTTTGAATGTAGTGAGTGTGCAAAAGCTTTCCATTCTAGCTCCAGTCTTgatgtacatcagagaatccacaatgGTGAGAAGCCACgtaaatgtaatcaatgtggaaagactttcagttCTAGCTCcagtcttgctgcacatcagagtaTCCACgctggaaagaaaccttatgaatgtaatcaatgtggaaaggctttcagactaAGCTCTGTACTTggtgcacatcagagaatccacactggagacaaaccttatgaatgtaatctttgtggaaatgcattcagcttTAAAGGCCATCTTACTCTACATCAGAAAATGCATAtgaagaaaccttatgaatgtaatcaatgtggaaaggctttcagacaaAACTCCCTACTTGtctcacatcagagaatccacaatgGAAAGAAACTTTTTGAATGTAGTGAGTGTACAAAGGCTTTCAGTTCTAGCTCCAGGCTTGCTGCACATcggagaatccacactggagagaaacctcatgaatgcaatgaatgtggaaaggctttcataaAGAGGTCCGAACTTATCcggcatcagagaatccacactggagagaaaccatatgaatgtaatcaatgtggaaaggctttcagagtaAACTACCAACTTactctacatcagagaatccacactggagagaaaccttacaaatgtaatgaatgtggaaagactttcagagagAGCACCAAACTTAatctacatcagagaatccacactgatgtgaaaccttatcaatgtaatcagtgtggaaaaggTTTCAGACGAAACTCCCACCTCACTTtacaccagagaatccacactggagagaaaccgtataaatgtaatcaatgtggaaggGCTTTCAGTTCTAGCTCCaatcttgctgcacatcagagtgtccacactggaaagaaaccctga
- the LOC140521588 gene encoding uncharacterized protein isoform X1 produces MKGSSDPENAYGKAWICLQGNGPLRPLFSFRAKALCVAKRGGSVCKRLKPGPVWECVEPEGMALDSCRLPSQELVTFQDVSVDFTPEEWDLLDPPQKQLYKAVMLENAHNLLSLGHPVPREYLVFYLKEREVPLMLEQEGLRSCCPGNRKTQREGEKSQACKKKTFFLKKNLNEKGKIRPGMKETTEKLSISVKETQQENLMSDGPCDFTRSQICAIFQKVHPGDKLYGCHHCGKSMNQQSSLIYCQKIHTGENPHELHQCDVHFSEHSSFLIHHIIDSERQLPECSQCGKAGSCSCSLGVHQNIESREELYEYDNHGKAFLQSSSLTQHQEIHNGEKAYECNPCGNAFRFKDHLTPHQKIHTKKLYECNQCGKAFAKGYTLAVHQRIHTGEKPYECNQCGKTFRESSRLRLHQIIHTGEKPYQCNQCGKAFTSSSYFAVHQRIHTGEKPYECNQCGKAFTNSSNLYVHQRIHTGEKPYECNQCGKAFRQNYLLVSHQRIHNRKKVFECSECAKAFHSSSSLDVHQRIHNGEKPRKCNQCGKTFSSSSSLAAHQSIHAGKKPYECNQCGKAFRLSSVLGAHQRIHTGDKPYECNLCGNAFSFKGHLTLHQKMHMKKPYECNQCGKAFRQNSLLVSHQRIHNGKKLFECSECTKAFSSSSRLAAHRRIHTGEKPHECNECGKAFIKRSELIRHQRIHTGEKPYECNQCGKAFRVNYQLTLHQRIHTGEKPYKCNECGKTFRESTKLNLHQRIHTDVKPYQCNQCGKGFRRNSHLTLHQRIHTGEKPYKCNQCGRAFSSSSNLAAHQSVHTGKKP; encoded by the exons GAGCTGGTGACATTCCAGGATGTGTCTGTGGACTTCACCCCAGAGGAATGGGACCTCTTAGACCCTCCTCAGAAGCAGTTATACAAGGCAGTCATGCTGGAAAATGCCCACAACCTACTCTCCTTGG GGCATCCAGTTCCCAGAGAATATTTGGTGTTTTATTTGAAGGAAAGGGAGGTGCCACTGATGCTGGAACAAGAAGGCCTGAGGAGCTGCTGTCCAG GTAATAGGAAGAcccaaagagagggagaaaaaagtcaagcatgcaaaaagaaaacattttttcttaaaaaaaatttgaacgaAA AAGGAAAGATTAGACCTGGAATGAAAGAGACTACTGAAAAGCTAAGTATTTCTGTGAAAGAAACACAGCAAGAAAACCTCATGAGTGATGGTCCCTGCGACTTCACTAGGAGCCAAATCTGTGCTATATTTCAGAAAGTCCACCCTGGAGATAAACTTTATGGTTGTCATCATTGTGGGAAAAGCATGAATCAACAGTCCTCCCTGATTTACTGTcaaaaaattcatactggagagaaccCACATGAGCTTCATCAATGTGATGTACATTTTAGTGAACACTCCTCCTTCCTTATTCATCACATTATTGACAGTGAGAGGCAACTTCCTGAATGcagtcagtgtggaaaggctgGGAGTTGCAGCTGTAGTCTTGGTGTACATCAGAACATCGAGTCTAGAGAGGAACTTTATGAATATGATAACCATGGAAAGGCATTCCTACAGAGCTCCAGTCTTACTCAACATCAGGAAATCCACAACGGCGAGAAAGCTTATGAATGTAATCCctgtggaaatgcattcagatTTAAAGACCATCTTACTCCACATCAGAAAATCCATACGAAGAAACTTTATGAAtgcaatcagtgtggaaaggcatTCGCAAAGGGCTACactcttgctgtacatcagagaatccacactggagagaaaccttatgaatgtaatcaatgtggaaagactttcagagagAGCTCCAGACTTCGTCTACATCAGataatccacactggagagaaaccttatcaatgtaatcaatgtggaaaggctttcacaagcAGCTCATATtttgctgtacatcagagaatccacactggagagaaaccttatgaatgtaatcaatgtggaaaggctttcacaaacAGCTCAAATCTTtatgtacatcagagaatccatactggagagaaaccatatgaatgtaatcagtgtggaaaggctttcagacaaAACTATCTACTTGtctcacatcagagaatccacaataGAAAGAAAGTTTTTGAATGTAGTGAGTGTGCAAAAGCTTTCCATTCTAGCTCCAGTCTTgatgtacatcagagaatccacaatgGTGAGAAGCCACgtaaatgtaatcaatgtggaaagactttcagttCTAGCTCcagtcttgctgcacatcagagtaTCCACgctggaaagaaaccttatgaatgtaatcaatgtggaaaggctttcagactaAGCTCTGTACTTggtgcacatcagagaatccacactggagacaaaccttatgaatgtaatctttgtggaaatgcattcagcttTAAAGGCCATCTTACTCTACATCAGAAAATGCATAtgaagaaaccttatgaatgtaatcaatgtggaaaggctttcagacaaAACTCCCTACTTGtctcacatcagagaatccacaatgGAAAGAAACTTTTTGAATGTAGTGAGTGTACAAAGGCTTTCAGTTCTAGCTCCAGGCTTGCTGCACATcggagaatccacactggagagaaacctcatgaatgcaatgaatgtggaaaggctttcataaAGAGGTCCGAACTTATCcggcatcagagaatccacactggagagaaaccatatgaatgtaatcaatgtggaaaggctttcagagtaAACTACCAACTTactctacatcagagaatccacactggagagaaaccttacaaatgtaatgaatgtggaaagactttcagagagAGCACCAAACTTAatctacatcagagaatccacactgatgtgaaaccttatcaatgtaatcagtgtggaaaaggTTTCAGACGAAACTCCCACCTCACTTtacaccagagaatccacactggagagaaaccgtataaatgtaatcaatgtggaaggGCTTTCAGTTCTAGCTCCaatcttgctgcacatcagagtgtccacactggaaagaaaccctga